From Streptomyces sp. NBC_00370, a single genomic window includes:
- a CDS encoding discoidin domain-containing protein produces MHRPPTRASVARSAKRAVAPVATAAMLAGALIGLQAPAAQAAGSVVKVTGSQGNWQLTVDGAPYQIKGLTWGPSVADAAKYMPDVASMGVNTIRTWGTDATSAPLLDAAAANGVKVIAGFWLQPGGGPGAGGCVNYLTDTTYKNDMLAEFPKWVDTYKDNPGVLMWNVGNESVLGLQNCYSGDELERQRDAYTTFVNDVAKKIHSVDPNHPVTSTDAWTGAWPYYKKNAPDLDLYAVNSYNAVCDIKNTWEQGGYTKPYIVTETGPAGEWEVPDDANGVPDEPTDVQKAEGYTKAWGCITGHQGVALGATMFHYGTENDFGGVWFNLLPDGLKRLSYYAVKQAYGGNTAGDNTPPRITDMVVNGATDGVAAGSDVTVSTKTTDPDGDQITYQLLFSSNYIDGDKGLVPAATTDHGNGTLTAKVPDKIGVYKVYVKATDGKGNVGIETKSLKVVAPKPAGTNVAQGKPATASTFQTDPTGGCPCTAADAVDGNLGTRWSSEWADPQWLQVDLGTSTSFNHVQLAWESAYAKGYDIQTSDDGQNWTTVKSVTDGNGNVDDIDVNGTGRYVRLLGTARGTGYGYSLYEFGVYH; encoded by the coding sequence ATGCACCGTCCCCCCACCCGGGCATCCGTGGCCCGTAGTGCGAAACGCGCCGTCGCCCCCGTCGCGACCGCCGCGATGCTCGCCGGGGCCCTCATCGGGCTCCAGGCCCCGGCCGCGCAGGCAGCCGGCAGCGTCGTCAAGGTGACCGGATCACAGGGCAATTGGCAGCTCACCGTCGACGGAGCGCCGTACCAGATCAAGGGGCTCACCTGGGGCCCGTCCGTCGCCGACGCGGCCAAGTACATGCCGGACGTGGCGTCGATGGGCGTCAACACCATACGTACCTGGGGCACCGACGCCACGAGCGCGCCGCTGCTGGACGCGGCCGCCGCCAACGGCGTCAAGGTCATCGCGGGCTTCTGGCTGCAGCCGGGCGGTGGTCCCGGTGCCGGTGGCTGTGTCAACTACCTGACGGACACCACGTACAAGAACGACATGCTCGCCGAGTTCCCCAAGTGGGTCGACACCTACAAGGACAACCCCGGCGTCCTGATGTGGAACGTCGGCAACGAGTCCGTGCTCGGCCTGCAGAACTGCTACAGCGGCGACGAGTTGGAGCGGCAGCGCGACGCGTACACCACCTTCGTCAACGACGTGGCGAAGAAGATCCACTCCGTCGACCCGAACCACCCGGTGACCTCGACCGACGCGTGGACCGGCGCCTGGCCGTACTACAAGAAGAACGCGCCCGACCTCGACCTGTACGCGGTCAACTCCTACAACGCCGTCTGCGACATCAAGAACACCTGGGAGCAGGGCGGTTACACCAAGCCGTACATCGTCACCGAGACGGGTCCGGCCGGTGAGTGGGAGGTGCCGGACGACGCGAACGGCGTGCCCGACGAGCCCACCGACGTGCAGAAGGCCGAGGGGTACACCAAGGCGTGGGGCTGCATCACCGGACACCAGGGTGTGGCGCTCGGCGCGACGATGTTCCACTACGGCACGGAGAACGACTTCGGCGGTGTGTGGTTCAACCTGCTGCCCGACGGTCTGAAGCGGCTGTCGTACTACGCGGTGAAGCAGGCGTACGGCGGCAACACGGCCGGTGACAACACCCCGCCGCGCATCACGGACATGGTCGTCAACGGCGCCACCGACGGAGTGGCGGCAGGCTCCGACGTGACGGTCAGCACGAAGACGACCGACCCGGACGGTGACCAGATCACCTACCAACTCCTCTTCAGCAGCAACTACATCGACGGTGACAAGGGGCTCGTCCCCGCAGCGACCACCGACCACGGCAACGGCACGCTGACCGCGAAGGTGCCGGACAAGATCGGCGTCTACAAGGTCTATGTGAAGGCCACCGACGGCAAGGGCAACGTCGGCATCGAGACCAAGTCCCTGAAGGTCGTGGCCCCGAAGCCGGCCGGTACGAACGTCGCGCAGGGCAAGCCCGCCACCGCTTCGACCTTCCAGACCGACCCGACGGGCGGCTGCCCGTGCACGGCCGCCGACGCCGTGGACGGAAACCTCGGCACCCGCTGGTCGAGCGAGTGGGCCGACCCGCAGTGGCTCCAGGTCGACCTGGGCACCTCGACGAGCTTCAACCACGTGCAGCTCGCGTGGGAGTCGGCGTACGCGAAGGGGTACGACATCCAGACGTCCGACGACGGGCAGAACTGGACGACGGTCAAGTCGGTGACGGACGGCAACGGCAACGTGGACGACATCGACGTCAACGGCACGGGACGCTACGTCCGGCTGCTGGGCACGGCGCGCGGTACGGGCTACGGGTACTCGCTCTACGAGTTCGGCGTCTACCACTGA
- a CDS encoding aspartate kinase: MGLVVQKYGGSSVADAEGIKRVAKRIVDAKKTGHQVVVVVSAMGDTTDELIDLAEQVSPIPAGREFDMLLTAGERISMALLAMAIANLGHEAQSFTGSQAGVITDSVHNKARIIDVTPGRIRTALDEGNIAIVAGFQGVSQDKKDITTLGRGGSDTTAVALAAALDAEVCEIYTDVDGVFTADPRVVKKAQKIDWISFEDMLELASSGSKVLLHRCVEYARRYNIPIHVRSSFSGLQGTWVSNEPQGDRTVEQAIISGVAHDTSEAKITVVGVPDKPGEAAKIFRAIADNQINIDMVVQNVSAAATGLTDISFTLPKTEGRKAVDALERTKAAVGFTSLRYDDQIAKISLVGAGMKTNPGVTAGFFEALSDAGVNIELISTSEIRISVVTRADEVSEAVRAVHTAFGLDSDSDEAVVYGGSGR; encoded by the coding sequence GTGGGCCTTGTCGTGCAGAAGTACGGAGGCTCCTCCGTAGCCGATGCCGAGGGCATCAAGCGGGTCGCCAAGCGGATCGTGGACGCCAAGAAGACCGGCCATCAGGTGGTCGTCGTGGTGTCGGCGATGGGTGACACGACGGACGAGTTGATCGATCTCGCCGAGCAGGTATCGCCGATCCCTGCCGGGCGTGAGTTCGACATGCTGCTGACCGCGGGAGAGCGTATCTCCATGGCGCTGCTGGCCATGGCGATCGCCAATCTGGGCCATGAGGCCCAGTCCTTCACCGGCAGCCAGGCGGGTGTCATCACCGACTCGGTCCACAACAAAGCGCGCATCATCGATGTCACGCCGGGCCGGATCCGTACGGCGCTCGACGAGGGCAACATCGCCATCGTCGCGGGCTTCCAGGGCGTGTCCCAGGACAAGAAGGACATCACCACGCTGGGCCGTGGCGGCTCGGACACCACGGCCGTCGCGCTCGCCGCGGCCCTGGACGCCGAGGTCTGCGAGATCTATACAGATGTGGACGGCGTCTTCACCGCCGACCCCCGGGTCGTCAAGAAGGCCCAGAAGATCGACTGGATCTCCTTCGAGGACATGCTGGAGCTCGCCAGCTCCGGCTCCAAGGTGCTGCTGCACCGGTGCGTGGAGTACGCACGCCGCTACAACATCCCGATCCATGTCCGCTCGTCCTTCTCGGGACTGCAGGGCACGTGGGTCAGCAACGAGCCACAAGGGGACCGCACGGTGGAGCAGGCCATCATCTCCGGTGTCGCCCATGACACCTCCGAGGCGAAGATCACGGTCGTCGGTGTCCCCGACAAGCCGGGCGAGGCCGCGAAGATCTTCCGCGCCATCGCCGACAACCAGATCAACATCGACATGGTCGTGCAGAACGTCTCCGCGGCCGCGACAGGGCTGACCGACATCTCGTTCACGCTCCCCAAGACCGAGGGCCGCAAGGCCGTCGACGCGCTGGAGCGTACGAAGGCGGCCGTCGGCTTCACCTCGCTGCGCTACGACGACCAGATCGCCAAGATCTCGCTCGTCGGCGCCGGCATGAAGACCAACCCGGGCGTCACGGCCGGTTTCTTCGAGGCGCTGTCCGACGCAGGGGTGAACATCGAGCTGATCTCGACGTCCGAGATCCGGATCTCCGTGGTCACGCGCGCCGACGAGGTGAGCGAGGCCGTACGCGCCGTCCACACCGCCTTCGGGCTCGACAGCGACTCCGACGAGGCCGTTGTCTACGGGGGCAGCGGACGATGA
- a CDS encoding aspartate-semialdehyde dehydrogenase: MTGRPALAVVGATGAVGAVMLQILSQHADVWGDIRLIASPRTDGRKLSVRGEQTEVLGLTEEALEGVDVALFLVPDAVAAHWAPIAAAKGAVVVDNSAAFRADPEVPLVVPELNPHAVRSRPRGIIASPGCTTLAMIVSVGALHAEFGLRELVVSSYQAVSAAGQDGVDALRGQLSVVAGTKLGTNPGDVRRAVGDTTGPFSGPLALNVVPWSGTLQDGGWSSEETGIRQETRKVLDLPELAVTATCVQVPVITTHSVAVHARFEHEVTVDRAHEILATSPGVVLFDNPAAGDFPTPADVVGTDPTWVGRVRRSLDDPRALELFVCGDNLRKGAALNIAQIAEAVAAERATRPTG; encoded by the coding sequence ATGACCGGCAGGCCGGCACTCGCGGTCGTCGGTGCGACCGGGGCTGTCGGCGCCGTCATGCTCCAGATCCTGTCCCAGCACGCCGACGTCTGGGGCGACATCCGGCTGATCGCCTCACCCCGTACGGACGGCCGCAAGCTGTCCGTACGGGGTGAGCAGACCGAGGTGCTCGGGCTGACGGAAGAGGCGCTGGAGGGCGTCGACGTCGCCCTCTTCCTCGTACCGGACGCGGTGGCCGCCCACTGGGCGCCGATCGCGGCGGCCAAGGGCGCCGTCGTCGTGGACAACTCGGCGGCCTTCCGTGCGGACCCCGAGGTCCCGCTGGTCGTGCCGGAGCTGAATCCGCACGCCGTCAGGTCCCGGCCGCGCGGCATCATCGCCAGCCCCGGCTGCACGACGCTCGCCATGATCGTGTCCGTGGGCGCGCTGCACGCCGAGTTCGGCCTGCGCGAGCTGGTCGTCTCCTCGTACCAGGCGGTCAGCGCGGCGGGGCAGGACGGCGTGGACGCGCTGCGCGGCCAGCTGTCGGTCGTGGCCGGTACGAAGCTGGGCACGAACCCCGGCGATGTGCGGCGCGCCGTCGGCGACACCACAGGGCCCTTCTCCGGGCCGCTCGCGCTCAACGTGGTGCCGTGGTCCGGCACGCTCCAGGACGGCGGCTGGTCGTCCGAGGAGACGGGCATCCGGCAGGAGACCCGCAAGGTGCTGGACCTGCCCGAACTGGCGGTGACGGCCACCTGCGTCCAGGTGCCGGTGATCACGACGCACTCGGTCGCCGTGCACGCCCGTTTCGAGCACGAGGTGACGGTGGACAGGGCGCACGAGATCCTGGCGACCTCACCGGGCGTCGTGCTCTTCGACAACCCGGCGGCGGGCGACTTCCCGACCCCCGCCGACGTGGTGGGCACGGACCCGACCTGGGTGGGCCGGGTCCGCCGAAGTCTGGACGATCCGAGGGCACTTGAGCTGTTCGTCTGCGGCGACAACCTCCGTAAGGGTGCCGCGCTGAACATCGCGCAGATCGCCGAGGCCGTGGCGGCCGAACGGGCCACCAGGCCCACCGGCTGA
- a CDS encoding LacI family DNA-binding transcriptional regulator: protein MKRESDAQAGGPTLEDVARAAGVSRATVSRVINGIRNVDPAIQQTVRQAVAATGYAPNRAARSLVTRRAEIIALVVSGAGDASEAGQNAFASRVFADPFFGRVASGVIGYLRPRSMHPVLMFAETSAAREQVVNFLRQGSADGALIVSTHAEDPLPAMVAEAGLPAVLFARPAGRVPISYVDLAHQDGARLATEHLLARGCRRLVTIAGPQDVAAGHDRLTGFQDAMARHGYPYTPVAEADFTLRGGEEAMAALLAQEPDLDGVFAANDLMAQGACVVLRERGRRVPEDVAVVGFDDSSVAAAARPALTTVRQPVEDMAADMARLLQEHIERQDRAVTSVIFEPELVVRESA from the coding sequence ATGAAAAGAGAGTCGGACGCGCAGGCCGGCGGGCCCACGCTGGAGGATGTGGCGCGGGCCGCAGGGGTGTCGCGGGCGACCGTCTCGCGGGTCATCAACGGCATCCGTAACGTCGACCCCGCGATCCAGCAGACCGTGCGCCAGGCCGTCGCCGCCACCGGGTACGCGCCGAACCGCGCCGCCAGATCGCTCGTCACCCGGCGCGCCGAGATCATCGCCCTGGTGGTGTCAGGGGCGGGCGACGCCTCGGAGGCCGGCCAGAACGCCTTCGCGTCACGGGTGTTCGCCGACCCGTTCTTCGGCCGGGTGGCCAGCGGCGTCATCGGCTATCTGCGGCCGCGCTCGATGCATCCGGTGCTGATGTTCGCCGAAACCTCGGCCGCCCGTGAGCAGGTCGTCAACTTCCTGCGGCAGGGCAGCGCCGACGGCGCGCTGATCGTCTCCACGCACGCCGAGGACCCGCTGCCCGCGATGGTCGCCGAAGCGGGCCTGCCCGCCGTGCTGTTCGCCCGCCCCGCCGGCCGCGTACCGATCAGTTACGTGGACCTCGCGCACCAGGACGGCGCGCGACTGGCCACCGAGCATCTGCTGGCGCGCGGCTGCCGGCGGCTGGTGACGATCGCAGGACCGCAGGACGTCGCGGCGGGCCACGACCGGCTGACCGGCTTCCAGGACGCGATGGCGCGGCACGGCTACCCGTACACCCCGGTGGCCGAGGCGGACTTCACGCTGCGCGGCGGCGAGGAGGCGATGGCCGCCCTGCTCGCGCAGGAGCCCGACCTGGACGGTGTGTTCGCCGCCAACGACCTGATGGCGCAGGGCGCTTGCGTGGTGCTGCGCGAGCGCGGCCGACGGGTCCCCGAGGACGTCGCCGTCGTCGGCTTCGACGACAGCTCGGTGGCGGCCGCCGCCCGGCCGGCGCTGACCACCGTGCGGCAGCCGGTCGAGGACATGGCCGCCGACATGGCCCGGCTGCTCCAGGAGCACATCGAGCGCCAGGACCGGGCGGTGACGTCGGTCATCTTCGAACCGGAGCTGGTGGTACGGGAGTCGGCCTGA
- a CDS encoding dihydrofolate reductase family protein — MRKIVLQMSVSLDGFFEGPERQIDWHMVDEELAAHFNDELRTMGGFLDGRITWELMASYWPTADADPDSSPATAEFARIWRDMPKVVYSTTLDHADWNTTVEREVDPDAVRALKAQPGGDLAVGGARLAEAFRQYDLIDEYRIYVHPVLIGRGTPLFRPSDAAVTELRLSETRTFGNGVVLLRHERLT; from the coding sequence ATGCGGAAAATCGTCCTGCAGATGTCGGTGTCCCTCGACGGGTTCTTCGAGGGGCCCGAGCGGCAGATCGACTGGCACATGGTCGACGAGGAGCTGGCCGCCCATTTCAACGACGAGCTGCGGACCATGGGCGGCTTCCTGGACGGGCGGATCACCTGGGAGCTGATGGCGTCCTACTGGCCCACCGCCGACGCCGACCCCGACAGCAGCCCGGCGACGGCCGAGTTCGCCCGGATCTGGCGGGACATGCCGAAGGTCGTCTACTCCACGACGCTGGACCATGCCGACTGGAACACCACCGTCGAGCGGGAGGTCGATCCCGACGCGGTCCGGGCCCTCAAGGCGCAGCCGGGCGGTGACCTCGCCGTCGGCGGGGCGCGGCTGGCGGAGGCCTTCCGGCAGTACGACCTGATCGACGAGTACCGCATCTATGTGCACCCGGTCCTCATCGGGCGTGGCACCCCGCTGTTCCGTCCTTCGGACGCGGCGGTGACCGAGCTGCGGCTGAGCGAGACGCGGACCTTCGGGAACGGGGTCGTGCTGCTGCGGCACGAGCGACTCACGTGA
- a CDS encoding DoxX family protein → MNTRLDQAQPYTLSLFRIVVALLFVCHGASSLFGILGMGPLPAGEWPGWYAAVIQLVGGTLVLLGLGTRAAALVNSGSMAFAYFDVHQARGLFPLENGGELPVFFCWAFLLIVFTGPGALALDRVFTARRRSALAAAAA, encoded by the coding sequence ATGAACACACGCCTCGACCAGGCTCAGCCCTACACGCTCAGTCTGTTCCGTATCGTCGTCGCCCTGCTCTTCGTCTGCCATGGTGCGTCGTCGCTCTTCGGGATCCTGGGCATGGGCCCGCTGCCCGCGGGTGAGTGGCCGGGCTGGTACGCGGCCGTCATCCAACTCGTCGGCGGGACGCTGGTGTTGCTCGGTCTCGGTACCAGGGCAGCGGCCCTGGTGAACTCGGGATCGATGGCGTTCGCCTACTTCGACGTCCATCAGGCGCGCGGGCTGTTCCCGCTGGAGAACGGTGGCGAGCTGCCGGTGTTCTTCTGCTGGGCGTTCCTGCTCATCGTGTTCACCGGGCCGGGGGCGCTGGCGCTCGACCGGGTGTTCACGGCCCGCCGCAGATCGGCGCTCGCGGCGGCGGCCGCCTGA
- a CDS encoding S9 family peptidase, translating into MEGMTEINGSMPDWEKRFRAPRVSLPDWAEDAPDRALFVSNATGTYELYAWDRATGEQRQATDRPTGTTDGVLSLDGEWIWWFSDTDGDEFGVWMRQPFGGQQSADEPAAPGLDPSYPAGLALGRDGTAVVGRSTDEDGSTLHVVRPGEAPQEIYRHRESAGVGDLSYDGSLLAIEHTEHGDAMHSALRVLRLDGSVVAELDDTAGGTRELGLEVLGFAPVEGDSRLLVGHQRRGRWEPVVWNPLTGEETELAIDLPGDVSAEWYPDGSGLLIVHSFEARGELWRYDFTKSALVQIETPAGSVSGATARPDGTIEYLWSSAARPSEVRSTAGGVVLDAPGFAAPPSVPVEDAWVEGPGGRVHALVQRPAGEGPFPTVFEIHGGPTWHDSDAFAAGPAAWVDHGYAVVRVNYRGSTGYGREWTDALKHRVGLIELEDIAAVREWAVSSGLADPAKLVLAGGSWGGYLTLLGVGTQPDAWAVGLAAVPVADYVTAYHDEMEALKAMDRTLLGGTPEEVPERFEASSPLTYVDAVRAPVYISAGLNDPRCPIQQVENYVERLAARGAVHEVYRYDAGHGSLVVEERIKQVRLELDFAGRHLR; encoded by the coding sequence ATGGAGGGCATGACTGAGATCAACGGTTCGATGCCGGATTGGGAGAAGCGCTTCAGGGCGCCTCGCGTATCGCTGCCCGACTGGGCCGAGGACGCACCCGACCGGGCGCTGTTCGTGTCGAACGCGACCGGGACGTACGAGCTGTACGCGTGGGACCGTGCCACCGGGGAGCAGCGACAGGCGACCGACCGGCCGACCGGGACGACGGACGGTGTGCTGTCGCTCGACGGTGAGTGGATCTGGTGGTTCTCCGACACCGACGGGGACGAGTTCGGGGTCTGGATGCGGCAGCCCTTCGGCGGGCAGCAGTCCGCCGACGAGCCGGCCGCCCCCGGCCTCGACCCGTCGTACCCCGCCGGTCTCGCCCTCGGCAGGGACGGCACGGCCGTCGTCGGCCGGTCCACCGACGAGGACGGGTCGACGCTGCACGTCGTACGGCCGGGCGAGGCGCCGCAGGAGATCTACCGGCACCGGGAGTCCGCCGGTGTCGGGGACCTGTCGTACGACGGTTCGCTGCTCGCGATCGAGCACACCGAGCACGGCGACGCCATGCACTCGGCGCTGCGCGTGCTGCGGCTGGACGGCTCCGTCGTCGCCGAACTCGACGACACGGCGGGCGGCACCCGCGAGCTGGGCCTCGAAGTGTTGGGGTTCGCGCCGGTCGAGGGTGACAGCCGGCTGCTCGTCGGCCATCAGCGGCGCGGCCGCTGGGAGCCGGTCGTCTGGAACCCGCTGACCGGTGAGGAGACGGAACTCGCGATCGACCTGCCGGGGGACGTCAGCGCCGAGTGGTATCCGGACGGCTCAGGGCTGCTGATCGTGCACAGCTTCGAGGCGCGCGGTGAGCTGTGGCGGTACGACTTCACGAAGAGCGCCCTCGTCCAGATCGAGACCCCCGCGGGGTCCGTGTCCGGCGCGACGGCCAGGCCGGACGGGACCATCGAGTACCTGTGGTCGTCGGCGGCCCGCCCCTCCGAGGTCCGCTCGACGGCGGGCGGTGTCGTGCTCGACGCCCCCGGGTTCGCGGCGCCGCCGTCCGTGCCGGTCGAGGACGCCTGGGTCGAAGGGCCCGGCGGCCGGGTGCACGCGCTGGTGCAGCGGCCGGCCGGCGAGGGACCCTTCCCGACGGTCTTCGAGATCCACGGCGGCCCCACCTGGCACGACAGCGACGCGTTCGCGGCGGGACCCGCCGCCTGGGTCGACCACGGATACGCGGTCGTCCGGGTCAACTACCGCGGCTCGACGGGCTACGGGCGCGAGTGGACCGACGCGCTCAAGCACCGGGTCGGTCTGATCGAGCTGGAAGACATCGCGGCGGTACGGGAATGGGCGGTGTCCTCGGGCCTCGCCGACCCGGCGAAGCTGGTGCTGGCCGGCGGGTCGTGGGGCGGCTATCTGACGCTGCTGGGCGTCGGCACCCAGCCGGACGCCTGGGCGGTCGGCCTGGCCGCCGTACCGGTCGCCGACTACGTGACGGCGTACCACGACGAGATGGAGGCCCTGAAGGCGATGGACCGCACGCTGCTCGGCGGTACGCCCGAAGAGGTGCCCGAGCGGTTCGAGGCGTCGTCACCGCTGACGTACGTGGACGCGGTGCGCGCGCCGGTCTACATCTCGGCCGGGCTCAACGACCCGCGCTGCCCGATCCAGCAGGTGGAGAACTACGTGGAGCGGCTGGCCGCGCGCGGCGCGGTCCACGAGGTGTACCGGTACGACGCGGGGCACGGCTCGCTGGTGGTGGAGGAGCGGATCAAGCAGGTACGGCTTGAGCTGGACTTCGCCGGCCGGCACCTCCGGTAG
- a CDS encoding SURF1 family protein, with protein MYRFLLTPRWWGINVFTLLAIPVCIFMGTWQLSRFEDRVASHDAAENRPDPASRAAEPLASLLPVDQNTSGRHAEARGRYAQQFLVPDRQLDGKDGSYVLTMLRTDGGKALPVVRGWLPAGQRPPAPPKGEVSVTGALQASETTGSDGVRAGGGLPAGQIGMISAASLVNVVPYGVYDAWITVSRSSDGLRAVPAAAPQNTGLDLKAFQNLGYTGEWFVFAGFVLFMWFRLLRREAEAAKDHALGLDLAAGPDPGPDPDDTGDTDSTDDTHSTEDRDGTDDTHSTDGSEPDRHEASRTPVL; from the coding sequence GTGTACCGGTTCCTGCTGACCCCCCGTTGGTGGGGGATCAATGTCTTCACGCTGCTGGCGATCCCCGTCTGTATCTTCATGGGGACCTGGCAGCTCAGCCGGTTCGAGGACCGCGTCGCCAGCCACGACGCCGCCGAGAACCGCCCGGACCCGGCGAGCCGCGCGGCGGAGCCGCTGGCCTCGCTGCTGCCCGTCGACCAGAACACCTCCGGGCGGCACGCCGAGGCAAGGGGCCGTTACGCCCAGCAGTTCCTGGTGCCCGACCGGCAACTGGACGGCAAGGACGGCTCGTACGTCCTGACGATGCTGCGCACCGACGGCGGCAAGGCCCTGCCCGTCGTACGCGGCTGGCTGCCCGCCGGCCAGCGCCCGCCCGCGCCCCCGAAGGGCGAAGTGAGCGTGACGGGCGCGCTCCAGGCGTCCGAGACCACCGGCAGCGACGGGGTGCGGGCGGGCGGCGGGCTGCCGGCCGGGCAGATCGGCATGATCAGCGCGGCTTCGCTGGTCAACGTCGTGCCGTACGGCGTCTACGACGCGTGGATCACGGTGAGCCGGTCGTCCGACGGGCTGCGGGCCGTGCCGGCCGCCGCGCCGCAGAACACCGGGCTCGACCTCAAGGCGTTCCAGAACTTGGGGTACACCGGCGAGTGGTTCGTCTTCGCGGGCTTCGTGCTCTTCATGTGGTTCCGGCTGCTGCGCCGTGAGGCGGAGGCGGCGAAGGACCACGCGCTGGGCCTGGACCTCGCTGCGGGTCCCGATCCGGGCCCTGATCCTGACGACACCGGCGACACGGACAGCACCGACGACACCCACAGCACCGAAGACCGCGACGGCACCGACGACACCCACAGCACCGACGGCTCAGAACCCGACCGTCACGAGGCGTCCAGGACGCCCGTCTTGTAG
- a CDS encoding SigE family RNA polymerase sigma factor: protein MPVIAPVPAARPTHIPSQRDGADDTMAAGTTVDHLTETYRAHYRSLLGLAALLLDDTASCEDVVQEAFIRVHSARNRVREPEKTLAYLRQTVVNLSRSALRRRILGLKLLSKPMPDMASAEEGAYDQLERDALIKAMRGLQRRQREVLVLRYFADMTEAQVAKTLGISLGSVKAYGSRGIAALRVAMEATT, encoded by the coding sequence ATGCCGGTGATCGCTCCTGTGCCCGCCGCCCGGCCCACGCACATACCGTCCCAACGCGACGGTGCTGACGACACGATGGCCGCAGGCACCACTGTCGATCACCTCACCGAGACCTACCGCGCCCACTACCGGTCGCTGCTGGGTCTCGCCGCGCTCCTGCTCGACGACACGGCCTCCTGCGAGGACGTGGTCCAAGAGGCCTTCATCCGGGTGCACTCCGCGCGCAACCGCGTGCGCGAACCCGAGAAGACGCTGGCGTATCTGCGGCAGACGGTGGTGAACCTCTCCCGCTCCGCGCTGCGCCGCCGCATCCTCGGACTCAAGCTGCTGTCCAAGCCGATGCCGGACATGGCGAGCGCCGAGGAGGGCGCGTACGACCAGTTGGAGCGGGACGCGCTGATCAAGGCGATGCGCGGGCTGCAACGCAGGCAGCGAGAGGTGCTGGTCCTGCGGTACTTCGCCGACATGACCGAGGCGCAGGTCGCCAAGACGCTCGGGATATCCCTGGGTTCCGTGAAGGCGTACGGCTCGCGGGGCATAGCGGCGCTCCGCGTCGCCATGGAGGCCACGACATGA
- a CDS encoding sigma-70 family RNA polymerase sigma factor, translating into MSHSRVGVRHVCVEDNEVAEDEVFLAERFEADRAHLRAVAYRMLGSLSEADDAVQEAWLRLSGSDTRKVENLTGWLTTVVGRVCLDMLRTRRSRREDPLDVYVPDPIVSGTEGADPEHEALLADSVGLALLVVLEALPPAERLAFVLHDMFGMPFDEIAPIVDRTPAAARQLASRGRRRVRGTGNEPAPAPESDPARGREVVDAFLAASRGGDFEGLLALLDPDVVLRVDVGGPTGDAPAGDAAAGDAAGVGAPAAGAWASKVVRGARAVSEQALTFRRLAQVTRPVLVNGAPGLVAVDAQQRPLSLAAFVVRDGKITEIDILADPARLSRLNLTGLRPTGPGATGLGTVT; encoded by the coding sequence ATGTCACATTCTCGGGTCGGCGTCCGTCATGTCTGTGTGGAGGACAACGAGGTGGCAGAGGACGAGGTATTCCTGGCGGAGCGCTTCGAGGCCGACCGCGCCCATCTGCGGGCCGTGGCCTACCGGATGCTCGGCTCGCTGAGCGAGGCCGACGACGCCGTACAGGAGGCGTGGCTGCGGCTCAGCGGGAGCGACACCCGGAAGGTCGAGAATCTGACCGGCTGGCTGACGACGGTCGTCGGGCGGGTGTGCCTGGACATGCTCCGTACGCGCAGGTCGCGCCGGGAGGATCCGCTGGACGTGTACGTCCCCGATCCGATCGTCAGCGGTACGGAGGGCGCCGATCCCGAGCACGAGGCGCTGCTGGCGGACTCGGTCGGTCTCGCGCTGCTGGTGGTGCTCGAAGCGCTGCCGCCCGCCGAGCGGCTCGCGTTCGTCCTGCACGACATGTTCGGCATGCCGTTCGACGAGATCGCGCCCATCGTGGACCGCACCCCTGCGGCGGCGCGCCAGCTCGCGAGCCGGGGCCGCCGCCGGGTGCGGGGGACGGGGAACGAACCGGCCCCGGCCCCGGAGTCGGACCCGGCGCGCGGACGTGAGGTGGTGGACGCGTTCCTCGCGGCCTCACGCGGCGGCGACTTCGAGGGGCTGCTGGCCCTCCTCGACCCGGACGTGGTGCTGCGGGTGGACGTCGGCGGGCCGACGGGAGACGCGCCGGCGGGAGACGCGGCGGCGGGAGACGCGGCGGGGGTGGGTGCGCCGGCTGCGGGCGCGTGGGCGTCGAAGGTGGTGCGCGGGGCGCGCGCCGTGAGCGAGCAGGCGCTCACCTTCCGGCGGCTCGCCCAGGTCACCCGGCCGGTGCTCGTCAACGGCGCCCCTGGCCTGGTCGCGGTCGACGCGCAGCAACGTCCGCTGTCGCTGGCGGCCTTCGTCGTCAGGGACGGAAAGATCACCGAGATCGACATCCTGGCGGATCCGGCGCGGCTGAGCAGGCTGAACCTGACGGGGCTGAGGCCGACGGGACCGGGCGCGACGGGGCTGGGGACCGTCACGTAA